From Xylanibacter oryzae DSM 17970, a single genomic window includes:
- a CDS encoding helix-turn-helix domain-containing protein — MDYQFSTKMDGTIAITSRFDENKKLNKDSSLYKFIWVREGELKIEIDHVKIVLHKNEIIPLTPLHHISIDSVNGEYLTVLFNSNFYCVFRHDDEVSCNGFLFHGSSNVMTLKLSEKESELLCRTMDEFVEESSITDKLQEEMLRILLKRFIIICTRMARMRYGINKDCEKALDIVRKFYVLVDNNFKDKKRVQDYAGMLFRSPKTLANLFETYELPSPLRVIHERIEAEAKRLLLYTNKSAKEIGDILGFEDLATFSRFFKKMTGKNISEFRKNV; from the coding sequence ATCGATTATCAGTTCAGTACCAAAATGGATGGCACTATTGCCATAACATCTCGCTTTGATGAGAACAAAAAACTCAATAAAGATTCTTCACTATACAAATTTATTTGGGTAAGGGAAGGTGAACTGAAAATAGAAATAGATCATGTAAAGATAGTACTACATAAAAATGAAATAATTCCGCTCACGCCACTTCATCACATCAGCATAGATTCGGTAAATGGTGAATACCTTACTGTTCTATTCAACAGCAATTTCTATTGTGTGTTCAGACATGATGATGAAGTGTCGTGCAACGGTTTTCTTTTTCATGGTTCAAGCAATGTAATGACATTGAAACTTTCTGAAAAAGAATCAGAATTACTTTGCCGTACTATGGATGAATTCGTTGAAGAGAGCTCTATTACAGATAAGCTTCAAGAAGAAATGCTACGTATTTTGCTAAAACGATTTATCATTATATGCACAAGGATGGCGAGAATGCGCTATGGCATAAATAAAGATTGTGAAAAAGCTTTGGATATTGTAAGAAAATTCTACGTACTAGTAGATAACAACTTTAAAGATAAAAAAAGGGTTCAGGATTATGCGGGAATGCTTTTCCGTTCGCCAAAGACTCTTGCCAATCTGTTTGAAACTTATGAGCTACCTTCACCATTAAGGGTGATACACGAAAGAATAGAAGCGGAGGCTAAACGACTACTTCTATATACAAATAAGAGCGCAAAGGAAATAGGTGATATTTTGGGATTTGAAGATTTGGCAACATTTAGTCGTTTCTTTAAGAAAATGACAGGTAAGAACATTTCTGAATTCAGAAAAAATGTCTAA